The following proteins come from a genomic window of Fusobacterium perfoetens:
- the tsaE gene encoding tRNA (adenosine(37)-N6)-threonylcarbamoyltransferase complex ATPase subunit type 1 TsaE, whose amino-acid sequence MEKVMSFDEINIFAKKLANYVNAGDLIALIGDLGTGKTTFSQNFAKELGVTENLKSPTFNYVLEYFSGRIPLYHFDVYRLGSPEEIYEIGYEDYLNSDGVVLVEWANIIESELPKEYIEIKLEYFDENSRKLIISFIGNKEREKELFGLC is encoded by the coding sequence ATGGAAAAAGTAATGTCTTTTGATGAGATAAATATTTTTGCGAAAAAACTAGCAAACTATGTAAATGCTGGAGATTTAATAGCACTTATTGGAGATTTAGGAACTGGTAAAACAACTTTTAGTCAAAATTTTGCAAAAGAATTGGGAGTTACAGAAAATTTAAAAAGTCCAACTTTTAACTATGTATTAGAATATTTTTCAGGAAGAATACCTCTTTATCATTTTGATGTGTATAGACTTGGAAGTCCAGAAGAGATTTATGAAATTGGTTATGAAGATTATCTAAACAGTGACGGAGTTGTATTAGTTGAGTGGGCAAATATAATTGAATCTGAGCTACCAAAAGAATATATTGAAATAAAATTAGAATATTTTGATGAAAATTCAAGAAAATTAATAATCTCATTTATTGGAAATAAAGAGAGAGAAAAGGAGTTGTTTGGACTATGTTAA
- the rfaE2 gene encoding D-glycero-beta-D-manno-heptose 1-phosphate adenylyltransferase, giving the protein MLIDKQFGKQLVEILKSQNKKVVFTNGCFDILHVGHLRYLNEAKKQGDVLIIGVNSDASVKRLKGESRPINNQFDRAEMLSGLKVVDYTVIFEEDTPEELIATLKPSIHVKGGDYKKEDLPETKIVESYGGEVRILSFVEGKSTTNIVKKIQG; this is encoded by the coding sequence ATGCTAATAGACAAACAGTTTGGAAAACAGTTAGTAGAAATTTTAAAATCTCAAAATAAAAAAGTTGTTTTTACAAATGGTTGCTTTGATATTTTGCACGTTGGACATTTAAGATATTTAAATGAGGCAAAAAAACAAGGAGATGTTCTTATAATTGGTGTTAACTCAGACGCCTCTGTAAAAAGATTAAAAGGGGAATCTCGTCCAATCAATAATCAATTTGATAGAGCAGAGATGCTTAGCGGATTAAAAGTTGTTGATTATACAGTTATTTTTGAAGAAGATACACCAGAAGAATTAATTGCTACATTAAAACCATCTATCCATGTTAAAGGTGGAGATTATAAAAAAGAAGACTTACCAGAAACCAAAATAGTTGAAAGTTATGGCGGAGAAGTTAGAATTTTATCTTTTGTAGAGGGAAAATCTACAACAAACATTGTAAAGAAAATACAAGGATAG